A region from the Polaribacter sp. Hel1_33_78 genome encodes:
- a CDS encoding viroplasmin family protein has protein sequence MSKKKFYVVWNGRKKGIFSSWGVCKKQIDGFEGAQYKSFANLDEAETAFAKNYEDYKGKNTKKPSLSSFEKAKFGNPILESISVDASCSGNPGKMEYRGVLTHNKKQLFIKGPFKKGTNNIGEFLALVHGIALLKSKNKANIPIYSDSRIAMSWVKKKQCRTNLVFDASNKDLLDLIKRAEKWLEENTYNNPILKWETKAWGEIPADFGRK, from the coding sequence ATGAGTAAAAAAAAGTTTTATGTCGTTTGGAATGGAAGAAAAAAAGGCATTTTTTCTTCTTGGGGTGTCTGCAAAAAGCAAATTGATGGTTTTGAAGGCGCACAGTACAAATCTTTTGCCAATTTAGATGAAGCTGAAACTGCTTTTGCTAAAAACTACGAAGACTATAAAGGCAAAAACACTAAAAAACCATCTTTATCCTCCTTTGAAAAAGCAAAATTTGGAAATCCTATTCTAGAAAGCATTTCTGTAGATGCTTCTTGTTCTGGGAATCCAGGAAAAATGGAGTATAGAGGGGTTCTTACCCATAACAAAAAACAACTTTTCATAAAAGGACCTTTTAAAAAAGGGACGAATAACATTGGTGAATTTTTAGCTTTAGTACACGGAATTGCTTTATTAAAAAGTAAAAACAAAGCAAACATTCCTATTTATTCTGATTCTAGAATTGCCATGAGTTGGGTAAAAAAGAAACAATGTAGAACTAATCTTGTTTTTGATGCTTCTAACAAAGATTTATTAGACCTTATAAAAAGAGCTGAAAAATGGTTGGAAGAAAACACCTATAACAACCCAATTTTGAAATGGGAAACCAAAGCTTGGGGAGAAATTCCTGCAGATTTTGGCAGGAAATAA
- the fabF gene encoding beta-ketoacyl-ACP synthase II — protein sequence MQLKRVVVTGLGALTPIGNNIEEYWNALTNGVSGAAPITYFDAAKFKTRFACELKNFNVNDFINRKDARKMDRFTQYAMVASDEAIADSNLDLEKINKLRVGVIWGAGIGGLETFQNEALNFGAGDGTPRFNPFFIPKMIADIAPGNISIKNGFMGPNYTTVSACASSANAMIDALNYIRLGTCDIIVTGGSEAAVAIAGVGGFNAMHALSTRNETPETASRPFDGERDGFVLGEGAGAIVLEEYEHAKARGAKIYAEVIGGGMSSDAYHMTAPHPEGVGVIAVMKNCLENSGIKPEDVDHINTHGTSTPLGDVAELKAISQVFGSHAKTININSTKSMTGHLLGAAGAIESIAVILAMKHGIVPPTINHTKVDENINPELNLTLNKPQKRDIKIAMSNTFGFGGHNACVAFKKLEE from the coding sequence ATGCAGTTAAAACGAGTTGTAGTCACTGGGCTTGGCGCATTAACGCCAATTGGTAATAATATTGAAGAATATTGGAATGCATTAACTAACGGAGTTAGTGGTGCTGCTCCTATCACTTACTTTGATGCTGCCAAGTTCAAAACTCGTTTTGCATGTGAATTAAAAAACTTTAACGTGAACGACTTTATCAATAGAAAAGACGCACGTAAAATGGATAGATTTACGCAATATGCAATGGTAGCCTCAGATGAAGCAATTGCAGATTCAAATCTAGACCTAGAAAAGATTAACAAATTACGCGTTGGTGTAATTTGGGGAGCAGGAATTGGAGGCTTAGAAACTTTTCAAAATGAAGCTTTAAATTTTGGAGCTGGAGATGGTACTCCAAGATTCAATCCGTTCTTTATCCCAAAAATGATTGCAGACATCGCTCCAGGAAATATTTCCATTAAGAATGGATTTATGGGGCCAAATTACACAACAGTTTCTGCATGTGCATCTTCAGCGAACGCTATGATAGATGCTTTAAACTATATCCGCTTAGGTACTTGTGATATTATAGTAACGGGTGGCTCTGAAGCCGCTGTTGCAATCGCTGGTGTTGGTGGTTTTAATGCCATGCACGCCTTATCAACAAGAAATGAAACCCCAGAGACAGCTTCTAGACCTTTTGATGGTGAAAGAGATGGTTTTGTATTGGGTGAAGGAGCAGGCGCTATTGTACTTGAAGAATATGAGCACGCGAAAGCGAGGGGAGCAAAAATTTATGCTGAGGTTATCGGTGGAGGAATGTCTTCTGATGCATATCATATGACAGCGCCACATCCAGAAGGAGTTGGAGTTATCGCAGTAATGAAAAATTGCCTAGAAAATTCAGGAATTAAACCAGAAGATGTAGACCATATTAATACACACGGGACTTCTACACCTTTAGGAGATGTTGCAGAATTAAAAGCCATCTCTCAAGTTTTTGGCAGTCATGCAAAAACCATAAATATTAATTCTACAAAATCTATGACAGGGCACTTATTGGGCGCTGCAGGGGCTATAGAGTCTATTGCTGTTATTTTAGCAATGAAACATGGTATCGTACCACCAACTATAAATCATACGAAAGTAGACGAAAACATTAATCCAGAATTAAACCTTACGCTAAATAAACCTCAGAAAAGAGATATTAAAATAGCAATGAGCAATACATTTGGTTTTGGAGGTCATAATGCTTGTGTTGCCTTTAAGAAATTAGAGGAATAA
- a CDS encoding succinate dehydrogenase cytochrome b subunit: MGGFFKSSIGRKVAMALSAFFLMFFLLQHLAINILSVISPETFNEVSHFMGTNPLVQFALQPVLIFAVVFHFVMGFILELKNRKANGVNYAKNNGAANSTWMSRNMIWSGLAILAFVLLHFIDFWFPEINTKFIQGDWSGMMEGVEGLRYHEELVHKFIDPIRVAAYVVAFVFLGLHLAHGFTSAFQSMGGTAGRKKTLQTIGKAYSIIVPLGFIFIALFHHLNH, encoded by the coding sequence ATGGGCGGATTTTTTAAATCTTCAATTGGAAGAAAAGTGGCAATGGCGCTCTCAGCGTTTTTCTTAATGTTCTTCTTACTTCAGCATTTAGCAATAAATATTTTATCAGTAATTAGTCCAGAGACTTTTAACGAAGTGTCTCATTTTATGGGAACAAATCCATTAGTGCAGTTTGCATTGCAACCTGTCTTAATCTTTGCAGTTGTTTTTCACTTTGTTATGGGGTTTATCCTAGAACTAAAAAACAGAAAAGCGAATGGTGTGAATTATGCGAAAAATAACGGAGCTGCAAATTCAACTTGGATGAGTAGAAACATGATTTGGAGTGGACTGGCAATTTTAGCTTTTGTTCTATTGCACTTTATTGATTTTTGGTTTCCAGAAATTAATACAAAATTCATTCAAGGCGATTGGTCGGGAATGATGGAAGGCGTAGAAGGTTTGCGTTATCATGAAGAATTAGTGCACAAGTTTATAGATCCAATTAGAGTTGCTGCGTACGTGGTTGCATTTGTGTTTTTAGGATTGCATTTAGCACACGGTTTTACATCCGCATTTCAGTCAATGGGTGGCACAGCGGGAAGAAAGAAAACATTACAAACTATTGGTAAAGCATATTCAATTATAGTTCCTTTAGGATTTATTTTTATTGCATTATTTCATCACCTTAACCATTAA
- a CDS encoding succinate dehydrogenase/fumarate reductase iron-sulfur subunit yields the protein MNLTLKIWRQKDSSSKGQMVDYKVTEISEHMSFLEMMDVLNEQLVNSGEQPVAFDHDCREGICGMCSMYINGEAHGPDRGITTCQLHMRMFKDGDTITIEPFRAAAFPVIKDLVVDRTAFDRIQHAGGYISVNTSGNTQDANSIPISKHAADEAMDAATCIGCGACVATCKNSSAMLFVGAKVSQYALLPQGQVEASDRVQNMVAQMDLEGFGNCTNTGACEVECPKGISLDNIARMNRELMKASI from the coding sequence ATGAATTTAACACTAAAAATTTGGAGACAGAAAGACTCAAGTTCAAAGGGTCAGATGGTAGACTACAAAGTTACTGAGATTTCAGAACATATGTCCTTTTTAGAAATGATGGATGTTCTAAATGAACAGTTAGTAAACTCTGGAGAACAGCCAGTAGCTTTCGATCACGATTGTAGAGAAGGAATCTGTGGAATGTGCTCTATGTATATTAATGGTGAAGCACATGGACCGGATAGGGGTATAACAACTTGTCAATTACACATGAGAATGTTTAAAGACGGAGATACAATTACTATAGAACCTTTTAGAGCTGCAGCATTCCCTGTAATAAAAGATTTGGTTGTAGACAGAACCGCTTTTGATAGAATTCAGCATGCTGGTGGATATATTTCTGTGAATACATCTGGAAATACACAAGACGCAAATTCAATTCCGATTTCTAAACACGCAGCAGACGAAGCTATGGATGCAGCAACTTGCATAGGTTGTGGGGCTTGTGTAGCAACATGTAAGAATAGCTCTGCAATGCTATTTGTGGGCGCAAAAGTATCTCAGTATGCTTTATTACCACAAGGACAAGTAGAGGCTTCAGATCGTGTGCAGAACATGGTTGCGCAAATGGATTTAGAAGGTTTTGGAAACTGTACAAATACAGGCGCTTGTGAGGTTGAATGTCCTAAGGGAATTTCTTTAGACAACATTGCAAGAATGAACAGAGAGTTAATGAAAGCTTCTATTTAA
- a CDS encoding phosphoribosylglycinamide formyltransferase, with amino-acid sequence MKRIVIFASGSGTNAENIIRFFNQNKTAKVTQVLCNNEHAKVIDRCKLLKISCLCFNKNDFLKKYTILNLLKETADYIVLAGFLWKIPENIVAAFPNKIINIHPALLPKYGGKGMYGINIHRAVKENKETETGITIHYVNENYDEGAIIFQAKATLLEEDTPEIIAEKIHILEQRFFPKIIEDVILNINE; translated from the coding sequence ATGAAGCGTATCGTTATTTTTGCTTCTGGTTCTGGAACGAACGCAGAAAATATTATCCGATTTTTTAATCAAAACAAAACTGCTAAAGTTACTCAAGTACTTTGTAACAATGAGCACGCAAAAGTTATTGATAGATGTAAGTTGTTAAAAATTAGTTGCTTATGTTTTAATAAAAATGATTTTTTAAAAAAATACACTATCTTAAATCTTTTAAAAGAAACCGCAGACTATATTGTTTTAGCTGGTTTTTTATGGAAGATTCCTGAAAATATTGTGGCCGCTTTCCCTAATAAAATCATTAATATTCATCCTGCTTTATTGCCAAAGTATGGTGGAAAAGGGATGTACGGAATAAACATTCACAGAGCTGTAAAGGAAAATAAAGAAACAGAAACAGGCATCACAATTCACTATGTAAATGAAAATTATGATGAGGGTGCTATCATTTTTCAAGCAAAAGCTACTCTTTTAGAAGAAGATACTCCTGAAATTATTGCCGAAAAAATCCATATCTTAGAACAACGTTTCTTCCCAAAAATAATAGAAGACGTAATTTTAAATATAAATGAGTAA
- a CDS encoding IPExxxVDY family protein: MQIHSLGLEDFCEDEYSLIGIHTALEDFKLAYLLNKNLGTSFYKSREDLNFENQQKKASFSIFNYASTKYDFDWFLIANSSKRENQTELNELLLTSETKTYLIPEKKKVDFFIKISGDLAYSFVLETVGKIKKIDQVITSYSIDKNTLKSKDFLIF, encoded by the coding sequence ATGCAAATTCACTCATTAGGTTTAGAAGATTTCTGTGAGGATGAATACTCATTAATTGGTATTCATACAGCATTAGAAGATTTCAAACTAGCCTATTTGTTGAATAAAAATTTAGGTACGAGTTTTTATAAATCTAGAGAAGATTTAAATTTTGAAAATCAGCAAAAAAAAGCATCCTTTTCAATTTTTAATTATGCCAGTACAAAGTACGATTTTGATTGGTTCTTAATTGCAAACAGCTCTAAAAGAGAAAATCAAACAGAATTGAATGAACTTCTACTAACATCAGAAACAAAGACATATTTAATACCTGAAAAGAAAAAAGTAGATTTCTTTATAAAGATTTCGGGAGATTTAGCGTATAGTTTTGTTTTGGAAACCGTAGGTAAAATAAAAAAAATAGATCAAGTAATCACTTCTTATTCAATAGATAAGAATACATTAAAGTCTAAAGACTTTTTAATATTTTAA
- a CDS encoding fumarate reductase/succinate dehydrogenase flavoprotein subunit: MALDSKVPQGPIKDKWTDYKNKIDLVNPANKRHIDVIVVGTGLAGGSAAATLAELGYNVKAFAYQDSPRRAHSIAAQGGINAAKNYQGDGDSTYRLFYDTVKGGDYRSREANVYRLAEVSANIIDQCVAQGVPFARDYGGLLDNRSFGGVLVSRTFYAKGQTGQQLLLGAYSAMNRQIARGKIEMFNRHEMLDVVIVDGKARGIIARNLVTGEIERHSAHAVVIASGGYGNVYFLSTNAMGSNVTAGWKVHKKGAYFANPCYTQIHPTCIPRSGDYQSKLTLMSESLRNDGRIWVPKNLEDVKAIKEGSKRPTELTEEQRDYFLERRYPAFGNLVPRDVASRAAKERCDAGYGVNATGEAVYLDFSASFERYGKEQAKIQNISNPSEAKIKELGQGIVKAKYGNLFQMYEKIIDENPYETPMMIYPAVHYTMGGVWVDYNLMTTIPGCYCIGEANFSDHGANRLGASALMQGLADGYFVLPYTIGDYLSDDIRTGKISTQTPEFEAAEKDVTDRIAFFINNKGTRSVDYYHKILGKIMWDKCGMSRNEAGLKEAIEEISALRKDFWQNVNVPGTETEYNEQLAKAGRVADFLELGELFAKDALVREESAGGHFREEHQTEDGEAKRIKEFQFVSAWEYKGEPKDAVLHKEELVYENIEVKERSYK; the protein is encoded by the coding sequence ATGGCTTTAGATTCAAAAGTACCTCAAGGTCCAATTAAAGATAAATGGACAGATTATAAAAATAAAATAGATTTGGTAAATCCGGCAAATAAGCGTCATATAGATGTTATTGTTGTTGGTACAGGTTTGGCAGGTGGTTCTGCTGCTGCTACATTAGCAGAGTTGGGCTATAATGTAAAAGCATTTGCTTACCAAGATTCTCCAAGAAGAGCCCATTCAATAGCCGCTCAAGGAGGAATCAACGCAGCAAAAAATTATCAGGGAGACGGAGATTCTACGTATCGTTTATTTTATGATACCGTAAAAGGAGGAGATTATCGTTCGCGTGAAGCAAACGTTTATAGATTAGCCGAAGTTTCTGCAAATATTATAGATCAATGTGTGGCACAAGGAGTTCCTTTTGCTCGCGATTATGGTGGTTTGTTAGACAATCGTTCTTTTGGAGGTGTTTTAGTTTCTAGAACTTTTTATGCGAAAGGACAAACAGGGCAGCAACTATTATTAGGAGCCTATTCTGCAATGAATAGACAAATTGCTCGTGGTAAAATAGAAATGTTTAACAGGCATGAAATGTTAGATGTTGTTATTGTTGATGGAAAAGCTAGGGGGATTATTGCAAGAAACTTAGTTACAGGAGAAATAGAGCGTCATTCAGCACATGCAGTTGTAATTGCTTCAGGAGGATATGGAAATGTATACTTCTTGTCTACCAATGCAATGGGATCTAATGTAACTGCTGGTTGGAAAGTACATAAAAAAGGAGCTTATTTTGCAAATCCTTGTTACACACAAATTCATCCAACTTGTATTCCAAGATCGGGAGACTATCAGTCTAAATTAACTTTGATGTCTGAGTCTTTAAGAAATGATGGTAGAATTTGGGTTCCAAAGAATTTAGAGGATGTAAAAGCAATTAAAGAAGGAAGTAAGCGACCTACTGAATTAACAGAAGAGCAAAGAGATTATTTCTTAGAAAGACGCTATCCTGCATTTGGAAATTTAGTGCCACGTGATGTAGCATCAAGAGCAGCAAAAGAACGTTGTGATGCAGGTTACGGGGTAAATGCAACTGGTGAAGCTGTATATTTAGATTTTTCAGCATCTTTTGAACGTTACGGAAAAGAGCAAGCGAAGATTCAAAATATATCAAATCCATCTGAAGCTAAAATCAAAGAATTAGGGCAAGGAATCGTGAAGGCTAAATATGGAAACTTATTTCAGATGTATGAGAAAATCATTGATGAAAATCCATATGAAACTCCAATGATGATTTATCCAGCAGTTCACTACACTATGGGAGGTGTTTGGGTTGATTACAACTTAATGACTACAATTCCCGGATGTTACTGTATTGGTGAAGCAAATTTTTCTGATCACGGGGCAAATAGATTAGGAGCATCTGCACTGATGCAAGGTTTAGCAGATGGTTATTTTGTATTGCCGTATACTATTGGAGATTATTTATCGGATGATATAAGGACAGGAAAAATATCAACACAAACCCCAGAATTTGAAGCTGCAGAAAAAGACGTTACCGACAGAATAGCATTCTTTATCAATAATAAAGGAACTCGCTCTGTAGATTATTACCATAAAATATTAGGAAAAATTATGTGGGATAAGTGTGGAATGTCGAGAAATGAGGCAGGCTTAAAAGAAGCTATTGAAGAAATTTCTGCATTAAGAAAAGACTTTTGGCAAAATGTAAATGTTCCTGGAACAGAAACAGAGTATAATGAGCAATTAGCAAAAGCAGGTAGAGTTGCAGATTTCCTTGAGTTAGGGGAATTGTTTGCAAAAGATGCTTTAGTAAGAGAAGAATCAGCTGGAGGACATTTTAGAGAAGAACATCAAACAGAAGACGGAGAAGCAAAGAGAATTAAAGAGTTCCAATTTGTCTCTGCTTGGGAATACAAAGGAGAACCAAAAGACGCAGTTTTACATAAAGAGGAGTTGGTTTACGAGAACATAGAAGTTAAAGAAAGAAGTTATAAATAA
- a CDS encoding RNA polymerase sigma factor, with amino-acid sequence MDIEVLIQKCCRQNLSAQTKIYSLFADKLFRVCLKYSKNQQDAQDTLQDSFIMIFKDISKFKNKGSFEGWLKRVTVNVALQKFRNQSILQFDSIENFQIPEEDVFVNIDEKNINLDYLLSLIKELPPKYQIVFNLYVLDGYSHQEISELLKISIGTSKSNLYRARKILQKKINDESEINKLCRLA; translated from the coding sequence ATAGATATAGAAGTTCTCATACAAAAATGTTGCCGTCAAAATTTAAGTGCACAAACCAAAATTTATAGCTTGTTTGCTGATAAACTCTTCAGAGTATGCCTAAAATATTCTAAAAATCAGCAAGATGCACAAGACACACTGCAAGATAGTTTTATAATGATATTTAAAGATATTTCAAAATTTAAAAACAAAGGTTCTTTTGAAGGATGGTTAAAAAGAGTTACTGTAAATGTAGCTCTTCAAAAATTCAGAAATCAATCTATATTGCAATTTGACTCAATAGAAAATTTTCAAATACCTGAAGAAGATGTCTTTGTAAATATTGATGAAAAAAATATAAATCTTGATTATCTATTATCTTTAATTAAAGAACTGCCTCCTAAATATCAAATAGTTTTTAACCTATATGTTTTAGATGGATATTCTCATCAAGAAATTTCTGAGCTACTCAAAATATCTATAGGTACATCAAAATCTAATCTTTATAGAGCGCGAAAAATATTACAAAAAAAAATAAATGATGAATCTGAAATAAATAAATTATGCAGATTAGCTTAG
- the rnc gene encoding ribonuclease III, with protein sequence MNFIRKIVKSHSQEDQQLFIELKKVLNFSPKNINKYKKAFTHRSVQMLDKKGIPINYERLEFLGDSILGSVIASYLYKKVPTGSEGYLTQMRSKIVSRKHLNELGKDLNLIRFVKSNIDQSNVGDNIHGNIFEALIGAIYLDRGYNFCQKFIHEHVIVPYVDIEKLEGKITSYKGLIIEWCQKKKKKYKFDTYEDSGNESIKHFSVKLSINGEQVAKGRATSKKKAEEQASKRVYYAFQSEISLG encoded by the coding sequence ATGAATTTTATTCGTAAAATAGTTAAATCCCATTCTCAAGAGGATCAACAATTATTTATAGAATTAAAAAAAGTACTCAATTTTTCCCCAAAAAATATCAATAAATATAAAAAAGCATTTACGCATAGATCTGTGCAAATGTTGGATAAAAAAGGGATTCCTATTAATTACGAACGATTAGAGTTTTTAGGCGACTCTATTTTAGGATCTGTTATTGCTTCCTACTTGTATAAAAAAGTTCCAACGGGATCAGAGGGATACCTTACTCAAATGCGTTCTAAAATAGTTAGTAGAAAGCATTTAAACGAGTTAGGCAAAGATTTAAACTTAATTCGTTTTGTAAAAAGTAATATAGATCAATCAAACGTTGGAGATAATATTCATGGCAATATTTTCGAAGCTTTAATAGGTGCTATTTATTTAGACAGAGGGTATAATTTTTGTCAGAAATTTATACACGAACATGTAATTGTGCCTTATGTTGATATCGAAAAACTAGAAGGTAAAATAACTAGTTACAAAGGTTTGATTATAGAATGGTGTCAAAAAAAGAAGAAGAAATATAAATTTGATACTTATGAGGATTCTGGAAATGAGTCCATCAAACACTTTAGCGTTAAGTTAAGTATAAATGGAGAGCAAGTTGCTAAAGGAAGAGCAACCTCTAAAAAAAAGGCTGAAGAACAAGCTTCTAAAAGAGTCTACTATGCTTTTCAAAGTGAAATTTCTTTAGGTTAA
- a CDS encoding kelch repeat-containing protein: MKKIILPLILLIASISFYNCESNAINETTNPIIEDPNPITNLSFEEAYTFEANLLGGPHIGMTSSTSENSLYISCRENESSGNTTEEEIFKLNLDTNQLTRKNTSPGGFITKQLTISNNQLVSIGGTELKTYDLNIVDEPSSRSYFGIDAKNPYFTLSKFGIATDNGNTYIIGGYRPDTSTKENKKIYKLNINSEELFEEIIDTPETMIGASAAVVNEKIYVFGGALYEDFQATNKIYIYPLDNSLNYEELSMTAAADVTYVHKYGEIILIAGHKGLYADDKTSFIGTFDPSTNIFKEIETNLDSEGGLKAIHQMMVKDDKINILFGSPGNGQNVQSEWSILTASLK, encoded by the coding sequence ATGAAAAAAATAATCTTACCCCTAATATTATTAATTGCTTCAATATCTTTTTACAACTGCGAATCCAATGCTATAAATGAGACAACAAACCCTATAATTGAAGACCCAAACCCAATAACAAATCTTTCATTTGAAGAGGCCTACACTTTTGAGGCAAATCTTTTAGGAGGACCTCATATTGGAATGACGAGTTCAACATCAGAAAATAGCTTATATATTTCATGTAGAGAAAATGAGTCCTCAGGGAATACAACTGAAGAAGAGATTTTTAAATTAAACCTAGACACAAATCAACTAACTAGAAAAAACACCTCTCCTGGTGGATTTATTACAAAACAATTAACCATTAGTAACAATCAACTTGTATCAATTGGTGGCACCGAATTAAAAACCTACGACTTAAACATCGTTGATGAACCTTCAAGTAGAAGTTACTTTGGTATAGATGCAAAAAACCCATATTTCACTCTAAGTAAGTTTGGAATTGCAACGGACAATGGAAACACCTACATAATAGGAGGGTATCGACCTGATACCTCAACGAAAGAAAATAAAAAAATTTACAAACTAAATATTAATTCTGAAGAACTATTTGAAGAAATTATTGACACTCCTGAAACTATGATTGGAGCCAGTGCTGCAGTAGTAAATGAAAAAATATATGTCTTTGGAGGTGCTTTGTATGAAGATTTTCAGGCAACAAATAAAATTTATATTTATCCTTTAGATAATTCATTAAATTATGAAGAACTTAGTATGACCGCAGCAGCAGATGTTACTTATGTTCATAAATATGGAGAGATCATACTAATAGCTGGACATAAAGGGCTTTATGCGGATGATAAAACTTCTTTTATTGGTACATTTGACCCTAGTACAAATATTTTTAAAGAAATTGAAACTAATTTAGATTCCGAAGGAGGCCTAAAAGCCATTCATCAAATGATGGTGAAAGACGATAAAATAAATATTTTATTTGGCAGTCCAGGTAATGGCCAAAATGTACAATCTGAATGGTCAATTCTAACAGCAAGTTTAAAATAA
- a CDS encoding outer membrane beta-barrel protein translates to MQISLDKLFQKKIQTSEVNLPSEVWIAIETKLRKRRRVRIFWSVFGISFVILIISILVFYPPKKELPINFHKNTNLKELKDEQVKTKKKSNLIKDLKNKKTKKIFSPVSNISVEKRSELSNSQNYNTIKTKDNNKLESNRHKKAYDYNKTEEILKDDSFQKDKKSISVKKKINKIDSLAHKRKKDSLPVKNEKKWIVTPVFGFSNSGRFTKNSSVIDSRFDDNPSSGLISKLFGYKIGFKLSDKVYLQTGIISKELSFITKELFLKGIKGNNSLLNVNYDPDVLIRFSNNNRNLPGEPEAQKSDLIQTIGYLELPIEIKYRLYNKSKFRTNFIGGLSLLYLNKNEILAKTDLFTKKIATANNLSTYSVSFNIGLDIDYNLSRRFVFNTAIMFKKHYQTYNRYSDKTAPFVIGMHTGIGYRF, encoded by the coding sequence ATGCAGATTAGCTTAGACAAATTATTCCAAAAAAAAATACAAACTTCTGAAGTTAATCTACCTTCTGAAGTTTGGATTGCTATTGAGACTAAGTTAAGAAAAAGAAGACGAGTGCGTATTTTTTGGTCAGTTTTTGGAATCAGTTTTGTAATATTAATAATTTCTATATTAGTGTTTTATCCTCCTAAAAAAGAGTTACCAATAAATTTTCACAAGAACACAAATTTAAAAGAATTGAAGGATGAACAAGTTAAAACTAAAAAGAAAAGCAACTTAATAAAAGACTTAAAAAATAAAAAAACCAAGAAAATATTTTCCCCAGTTTCAAATATTTCAGTTGAAAAGAGATCTGAATTATCAAATAGCCAAAACTATAATACAATAAAAACAAAGGATAATAATAAATTAGAATCAAATCGCCATAAAAAAGCATATGATTATAATAAAACAGAAGAAATTCTAAAAGATGATAGTTTTCAAAAAGATAAAAAAAGTATTTCGGTTAAGAAAAAAATAAATAAAATTGATTCTTTAGCACATAAGCGTAAAAAAGATTCGTTACCTGTTAAAAATGAAAAAAAATGGATTGTTACACCAGTTTTTGGCTTTTCAAATTCAGGTCGATTTACAAAAAACAGCTCAGTGATCGATAGTCGTTTTGATGATAATCCATCATCTGGCTTAATTTCAAAATTGTTTGGATATAAAATTGGATTTAAACTATCGGATAAGGTTTATTTACAAACAGGAATTATATCAAAAGAGCTTAGCTTCATTACAAAGGAATTATTTCTTAAGGGAATTAAAGGAAATAATAGTTTATTAAATGTAAATTATGATCCTGACGTTCTTATTAGGTTTTCAAACAACAACCGAAACCTCCCTGGTGAACCTGAGGCTCAAAAATCAGATTTAATCCAAACAATTGGATACTTAGAATTGCCAATTGAAATTAAATACAGACTCTATAACAAATCAAAATTCAGAACTAATTTTATTGGGGGTTTAAGTTTATTATACTTAAACAAAAACGAAATTCTTGCAAAAACAGATTTATTTACTAAAAAAATTGCGACAGCAAATAATTTATCAACTTACAGTGTTAGTTTTAATATCGGATTAGATATTGATTATAATTTATCTAGACGATTTGTTTTTAATACGGCTATAATGTTTAAAAAACATTACCAAACTTATAATAGGTATAGCGACAAAACAGCACCTTTTGTAATAGGCATGCACACCGGAATAGGCTATAGGTTTTAA
- a CDS encoding acyl carrier protein: MSDIASRVKAIIVDKLGVDDNEVTTEASFTNDLGADSLDTVELIMEFEKEFDIQIPDDQAENIGTVGQAVSYIEEAKK; this comes from the coding sequence ATGTCAGACATTGCATCAAGAGTAAAAGCTATTATCGTAGACAAATTAGGAGTAGACGACAATGAAGTAACAACAGAAGCTAGCTTCACAAACGATTTAGGAGCAGATTCTTTAGATACTGTTGAGTTAATTATGGAATTCGAAAAAGAATTCGATATTCAAATTCCAGACGACCAAGCTGAGAACATCGGTACCGTTGGTCAGGCAGTTAGCTATATTGAAGAAGCAAAAAAGTAA